A genomic region of Phragmites australis chromosome 2, lpPhrAust1.1, whole genome shotgun sequence contains the following coding sequences:
- the LOC133909001 gene encoding leucine-rich repeat receptor protein kinase HPCA1-like: protein MQRLLLLFLLLVGLRPSSSQNTQDVAALQTLMKNWKNVPQSWTGSAYPCTSWDGISCSNGRVTEVRLPSMNLQGTLSNAIDQLSALTYLDLSNNPNLGGPLTPNIGNLKQLTILILLGCSFIGNIPKELGNLKQLTFLALNSNKFTGGIPPTLGLLSNLIWLDLSANQLSGQIPVSPGLNQLVSTKHFHFSENQLTGPLSESLFNANMSLIHAIFDNNKFTDSIPKSLGLVPNLTIIRLDQNQFSGPVPNSIGNLRNLMELSLANNQLNGRVPDLTNATQLNYVDLSNNNFANSPAPGWFSTLTSLNTLFMNNDCLTGTIPSALFSFPQLQQVSLAKNAFSGTLNMRGNISSQLRVVDLTDNRIIDVSVDPSYSNSLILTGNPVCADDITSCKLQQKQQIPYATRLGPCGAISCHADQSAIPVTSQNCACTNPFQGLMIFRAPAFSDVTNPTMFQLLESTLVQHLNLAPGSVALTDVEFGPGAPLTFILQIFPVSGTGFNRSDVIIISSALVNQTYKAPPAFGPYSFIASTYFPSPSVIKSSKTMSTGAIIGIAIAGFVLTVGLVLVAIYALRQKRIAKEAVERTTNPFASWGAGGQDNGDVPQLKGARYFSFEELKKCTDNFSQIHEIGSGGYGKVYKGTLGNGQVAAIKRAQQGSRQGAPEFKNEIELLSRVHHKNLVSLVGFCYEQGEQMLVYEYIPNGTLRENLMGKRGIRVDWKKRLRIAIGSAKGLAYLHELADPPIIHRDIKSTNILLDESLDAKVADFGLSKLVSDIQKGHVSTQVKGTLGYLDPEYFMTQQLSEKSDVYSFGVVMLELITARQPIKKGKYIVREITRAVDQYDQEYYGLKGLIDPVIRDSAKLIGFRRFVQLAMECVEESAVDRPTMNDVVKELEIIIQNDGAQLLNSGSLSADQYGNAKDRDAYGEHFPQKDDSSSSTFDYNSVYSYSAVKPK from the exons ATGCAGCGGCTGCTACTTCTGTTCTTGCTCCTGGTAGGCCTCCGGCCAAGCTCCAGCCAGAACACCCAAGATG TTGCCGCGCTTCAGACACTGATGAAGAATTGGAAGAATGTGCCGCAGAGTTGGACAGGATCAGCTTATCCCTGCACCTCCTGGGATGGAATTTCCTGTTCTAATGGGAGGGTAACAGAAGT GAGATTACCAAGCATGAATCTGCAAGGTACATTAAGCAACGCCATAGACCAACTCTCTGCTTTGACGTATCT GGATCTGTCTAACAACCCAAATCTTGGAGGTCCACTTACTCCAAACATTGGAAATCTGAAGCAGCTCACAATTCT GATTTTGCTTGGATGCAGCTTCATTGGTAATATCCCGAAAGAGCTAGGCAACTTAAAACAGCTCACATTCCT GGCCCTAAACTCAAATAAGTTCACTGGTGGAATTCCACCAACACTTGGCCTTCTGTCAAATCTTATCTGGTTGGACTTGTCAGCAAATCAGCTGTCAGGACAAATCCCTGTTTCTCCAGGGTTGAATCAACTTGTCAGCACGAAGCATTT CCACTTCAGTGAGAACCAGTTGACAGGCCCATTGAGTGAAAGCCTTTTCAATGCCAATATGAGCCTTATACATGC GATATTTGACAACAACAAGTTTACTGATTCAATCCCAAAATCTCTTGGACTTGTTCCAAACCTTACAATTAT CCGACTAGATCAGAACCAGTTCAGTGGTCCAGTTCCTAATAGTATTGGCAACCTACGTAACCTGATGGAACT GAGCTTAGCAAACAACCAACTGAACGGGAGAGTGCCGGATCTCACCAATGCAACTCAGCTAAATTATGT GGACCTAAGCAACAATAACTTCGCAAACTCACCAGCACCAGGATGGTTCTCAACATTGACATCCTTGAACACCTT atttatgaataatgattgTCTTACTGGGACAATCCCTAGTGCTCTGTTCAGTTTCCCACAACTGCAGCAAGT ATCACTAGCTAAGAATGCATTCAGTGGGACACTTAACATGAGAGGTAACATCAGCTCACAACTGCGGGTTGTTGATTTGACAGATAATCGAATCATCGACGTTAGCGTAGACCCAAGCTACAGCAACAGCCTCAT ATTAACAGGGAACCCTGTATGCGCAGATGACATTACTTCATGCAAACTCCAGCAAAAGCAGCAAATTCCATACGCCACTAGACTAGGTCCATGTGGTGCCATTTCATGCCATGCCGATCAGTCAGCAATTCCAGTGACTTCCCAGAACTGcgcatgcaccaatccctttcaGGGTTTGATGATCTTCCGAGCACCTGCCTTCTCTGATGTGACAAACCCCACAATGTTCCAACTTCTGGAGTCAACACTTGTGCAGCACCTTAACCTGGCACCAGGATCAGTTGCCCTTACCGATGTTGAATTCGGTCCAGGAGCTCCTCTAACATTCATACTGCAGATTTTTCCAGTCAGTGGAACGGGCTTCAATCGCTCCGATGTTATAATAATCAGTTCTGCTCTGGTCAACCAAACCTATAAAGCTCCACCTGCATTTGGACCGTACAGCTTCATAGCAAGCACATATTTTCCAA GTCCCAGCGTTATAAAGTCCTCCAAGACCATGAGCACAGGTGCAATAATTGGAATAGCAATTGCTGGTTTTGTCCTTACTGTGGGCCTTGTTCTGGTAGCAATATATGCTCTACGACAGAAAAGAATAGCCAAGGAGGCAGTAGAGCGAACTACAAATCCTTTTG CATCATGGGGAGCAGGTGGTCAAGACAATGGTGACGTGCCACAACTAAAGGGTGCAAGATACTTTTCATTCGAGGAACTCAAGAAATGCACCGATAATTTCTCACAAATTCATGAGATAGGATCTGGAGGATATGGGAAG GTGTACAAAGGGACACTGGGAAATGGACAAGTAGCTGCAATAAAACGAGCACAACAAGGATCTAGGCAAGGTGCACCTGAGTTCAAGAATGAGATAGAACTGCTGTCCAGGGTTCATCACAAGAACCTAGTGAGCCTAGTAGGTTTCTGCTACGAACAAGGGGAGCAGATGCTGGTTTATGAGTATATTCCTAATGGGACATTGAGGGAGAACCTGATGG GTAAAAGAGGAATACGCGTGGATTGGAAGAAGCGCCTAAGGATTGCCATCGGCTCTGCAAAAGGTCTAGCATACCTCCATGAACTTGCTGATCCACCAATCATACACAGAGATATCAAATCGACCAACATCCTTTTGGATGAAAGCCTCGATGCAAAGGTTGCTGATTTTGGTCTTTCAAAGTTAGTATCTGACATACAAAAGGGCCATGTTTCTACCCAAGTGAAGGGGACACTG GGCTATTTGGATCCTGAATATTTCATGACTCAGCAGCTATCTGAGAAGAGTGATGTTTATAGCTTCGGAGTTGTCATGCTAGAACTAATAACTGCCAGGCAGCCCATCAAGAAAGGCAAGTACATTGTCCGTGAAATTACGAGAGCAGTAGACCAGTATGATCAAGAATACTATGGTTTGAAGGGCCTAATTGATCCAGTGATTCGGGATTCAGCTAAATTAATTGGCTTCAGGAGATTTGTGCAGTTGGCTATGGAATGTGTGGAAGAGTCTGCTGTTGACCGGCCGACGATGAATGATGTTGTGAAGGAACTTGAGATCATTATACAGAATGATGGGGCGCAGTTGTTAAACTCAGGATCTTTATCAGCTGATCAATATGGAAATGCAAAGGATCGAGATGCTTATGGGGAACATTTTCCTCAGAAAGatgacagcagcagcagcacctttGATTACAACAGTGTATATTCATACTCAGCTGTCAAACCAAAGTAG